From Archaeoglobus sulfaticallidus PM70-1:
CAATCCCAGGCCTTTGGTCCTGATTACACCATGCTCAACCCCCTTATCGATCAACTCCTTACCGAGAATCTGATACCCACCACATATCCCGATTATCGGAATCTTTCCTGCCAGCTTTTTTATTCTCTCATCCATTCCCGTATCTTTCAAAGCCTTCAGATCAGCAATCGTATCCTTTGTACCGGGAATTATCAGAATGTCGCAATCAAAATCTTTCTCATTCAGGTCAGCAAACCTAACTCCTGCAAACCTTAGCGGTTCAAAGTCCGTGAAGTTGGATATCCTCGGCAATCTGAGAACACATATCTCACCATCAGATCCCCATTCAGGTATGCTCAAAGAGTCCTCCGAGAAAAGAGGAAAATCCATAAACGGAAGGATTCCGATGCACTTCAACCCTGTCATGCTCTCTATCTGCTTTATGCCACTCTCAAGTACGTCTTCATACCCCCTCAGCTTGTTTATGATGAACCCTTTAACCCTGTCCCTGACATCTGATGGCAGGAGGCTGTATGTTCCATAAACAGATGAGAAAACACCTCCCCGCTCGATATCTCCAACTATATAAACATCCGGGTTTGCCATCCTGATCGTTCCGATGTTGGCAATATCCCTGTCATAGAGGTTTATCTCCGCCATCCCGCCTGCACCCTCGATGACGATTATCTCGTACTCCTCCGCCAAGCTCTCATAGCAGGATTTAACCACCTCAAACAACTCCGGGACTTTTCTGTAGTATTCCTTCGAGGAGATATCTCCCACAGCTTCACCCATAACCACAAGCTGGGAGATGAAGTTGCCCTTTGGTTTCAGCAGTATCGGATTCATCCTTTCATCCGGCTCTATCCCGGCAGATTGAGCCTGAAATGCCTGAGCAATAGCTATTTCCTTTCCATTTCTGGTGATAAATGAATTCAGGCTCATATTCTGGGCTTTAAAAGGAGCAACACGGTATCCCATCTTGCTGATAATCTTGCAGAGAGATGCCGTTATCAGGCTTTTGCCCGCATGGCTTGAGGTTGCTCCAATAAAAATCGATGGCATTGATCAAAAAATCTTGCTGCAGAATAAAACATTTTTGAATTTCGTAGCTAATTCAGAGTATCTGAATCTGTTTGTACTTCTCCCTCTCAACAACATTTCCAAACTCGAATTCAACTGGTTTCACGAACATGGGCCCATCAGTCACAAAGGTATGGAACTCTCCAAGCTCCCCGCAGGGATCCACTCCCAAGGACATTAGTTCATCGATTATCTCATCGGAGAATTTCCTGCCGAGGTATTCATCCAGCCCGAGATCCTTCCTTACAGAGACGATGTAGGCTGTATATCCCTCAGACAGAAACTCTCTCGCGAGCTTTTCGGTATCCTCCTTCCAGAGCGGAAATACTGGTTCAACATTCACCTCATCGCAAACCTGTTCAAGCCACACCCTGTGTTCTTCAAGAAATATGTCCCCGAAGACAACCTTCTCAGCTTTCAACCCATTCATTAACCTTTTGAACTCAGATTTGTAGCCCTCCCAGCTTGAATTTCCAAAAACTCCATCTATCTGTAGAGCTTTCAACTGCCTCTCTAAGGCAATTTTGTAGAAGCCGTGCGCCCTTGACTGGTTATCCTCGTCAAGCATGCAAATCAGCTTGGATACTTCGTTCCCATTCCTGAGCATTCTGTGAACTGCCAAGCATGAATCCTTTCCACCACTCCACATCGCCACAATCATATCAAAATTCTTTTACTTAAAGTTCAAAAATATTGCGTTATCAACTTTATCAAATTAACTTTACACTAAATCCGGAAAACTTTAAATATCAAATTTTCAGGATTAAATATCAAAGGAGGTGGATACGTGCACATAATGGAAGGTTTTCTGCCACCATTCTGGGCTGCAGTGTGGTATGCCTTTTCACTTCCGATAGTTGGATACGGTACATACAGAGCCAAAAAGGAGATTGAGAAGAACCCAAAAAATAAATCCCTGCTTGCTGTAGCGGCTGGATTTATTTTCGTGCTATCTGCTTTGAAAATACCGTCTGTAACTGGAAGCTGTTCTCACCCAACAGGAACGGGAATAGCCGTTGTGTTATTTGGTCCTGCAATAACAGCCTTCCTTTCAATAATCGTGCTGCTGTATCAGGCATTACTGCTCGCTCATGGTGGTTTAACAACGCTCGGTGCAAACACAGCATCAATGGGAATAGTCGGGCCGTTTGTGGGGTGGTTGATATACAGAGCAATAAAGGGTAAGACGAGCATTAAGGTCTCTACATTCGTAGCCGCTGCTGTGGCAGACTGGGTAACCTATGTTGTCACT
This genomic window contains:
- a CDS encoding Dph6-related ATP pyrophosphatase produces the protein MIVAMWSGGKDSCLAVHRMLRNGNEVSKLICMLDEDNQSRAHGFYKIALERQLKALQIDGVFGNSSWEGYKSEFKRLMNGLKAEKVVFGDIFLEEHRVWLEQVCDEVNVEPVFPLWKEDTEKLAREFLSEGYTAYIVSVRKDLGLDEYLGRKFSDEIIDELMSLGVDPCGELGEFHTFVTDGPMFVKPVEFEFGNVVEREKYKQIQIL
- a CDS encoding energy-coupling factor ABC transporter permease, with the translated sequence MHIMEGFLPPFWAAVWYAFSLPIVGYGTYRAKKEIEKNPKNKSLLAVAAGFIFVLSALKIPSVTGSCSHPTGTGIAVVLFGPAITAFLSIIVLLYQALLLAHGGLTTLGANTASMGIVGPFVGWLIYRAIKGKTSIKVSTFVAAAVADWVTYVVTSIQLALAFPAGAGVAGVIASATKFLAVFSVTQIPLAIIEGIVAALLMGYLVQIRDDLSVEVAA
- the cobQ gene encoding cobyric acid synthase CobQ, which codes for MPSIFIGATSSHAGKSLITASLCKIISKMGYRVAPFKAQNMSLNSFITRNGKEIAIAQAFQAQSAGIEPDERMNPILLKPKGNFISQLVVMGEAVGDISSKEYYRKVPELFEVVKSCYESLAEEYEIIVIEGAGGMAEINLYDRDIANIGTIRMANPDVYIVGDIERGGVFSSVYGTYSLLPSDVRDRVKGFIINKLRGYEDVLESGIKQIESMTGLKCIGILPFMDFPLFSEDSLSIPEWGSDGEICVLRLPRISNFTDFEPLRFAGVRFADLNEKDFDCDILIIPGTKDTIADLKALKDTGMDERIKKLAGKIPIIGICGGYQILGKELIDKGVEHGVIRTKGLGLLDAVTVFDVYRKTTRQVRKRVTGDAVILDRIKGNYVWGYEIHKGRSISRKPIFEDDGTVSDDGMVWGTYLHGLFWNDIVVRAVCDYLGIKYRKGEDGMDRLTKIVEEKMDIDFILRNLN